A single region of the Triticum dicoccoides isolate Atlit2015 ecotype Zavitan chromosome 2B, WEW_v2.0, whole genome shotgun sequence genome encodes:
- the LOC119368228 gene encoding probable cation transporter HKT7, whose product MAGAHHKVGELLHHTPRSSTAAVDKAMSSPSSSYAQHHVVKERVARWRRALAGRFWPRVGSLLVQVAYFLAVSWLGYLLLAQLRFRGDGTRRPRGIDLFFTAVSAATVSSMSTVEMEVFSNGQLLVLTVLMLVGGEVFLSLICLASKWFKLRKQAVHKSSRRVEIHHVAELEMPPAAAAGIDNPTSTTADDETSKSLEHVPDTRLRRDAVLSLFFVVLAILLAVHALGAIAIAAYILHASPAARRTLRSKALNVWTFSVFTTVSTFSSCGYMPTNENMIVFKRDTGLQLLLVPQALVGNTLFPPLLAACVRAAAAATRCVELRETVKQGGELTGYYHLLPARRCAMLAATVVGFLTVQVAMLCGMEWSGALRGMSPWEKVSNAVFLAVNCRHTGESTLDISTVAPAILVLFVLMMYLPPYTTWFPFEGNSSTKDHPKHEEARGIKLIKSTILSQLSYLTIFVIAICVTEREKLKEDPLNFNLLSIVVEVVSAYGNVGFSMGYSCSRQISPDQLCTDRWTGFVGRWSDSGKLILILVMLFGRLKKFSMKGGKAWKLS is encoded by the exons ATGGCCGGAGCTCATCATAAGGTCGGCGAGCTGTTGCACCACACGCCGCGCAGCTCGACGGCCGCGGTCGACAAGGCAATGTCCTCGCCCTCCAGTTCATACGCGCAGCACCACGTCGTCAAGGAgcgcgtggcgcggtggcggcgcGCGCTCGCCGGGCGGTTCTGGCCGCGTGTCGGCTCGCTGCTCGTCCAGGTCGCCTACTTCCTAGCCGTCTCCTGGCTCGGGTACCTCCTCCTCGCGCAGCTCAGGTTCCGCGGCGACGGGACGAGGCGGCCCCGCGGCATCGACCTGTTCTTCACCGCCGTCTCGGCCGCGACGGTGTCCAGCATGTCCACCGTTGAGATGGAGGTTTTCTCCAACGGGCAGCTCCTCGTCTTGACAGTACTCATGCTCGTCGGCGGTGAGGTGTTTTTATCTCTCATATGCCTCGCGTCCAAGTGGTTCAAGCTGAGGAAGCAAGCTGTACACAAGTCGTCCAGGCGCGTCGAGATCCACCACGTCGCCGAGCTTGAgatgccgccggccgccgccgctggCATCGATAACCCAACGTCGACTACCGCCGATGATGAGACGAGCAAGTCGTTGGAGCACGTACCTGACACGAGGCTTCGGCGCGACGCAGTGCTGTCGCTGTTCTTCGTCGTCCTCGCCATCCTCCTAGCGGTGCACGCCCTCGGCGCCATCGCCATCGCGGCGTACATCCTGCACGcgtcgccggcggcgaggcggaCGCTGCGGAGCAAGGCTCTGAACGTCTGGACCTTCTCCGTGTTCACGACGGTGTCCACGTTCTCGAGCTGCGGGTACATGCCGACGAACGAGAACATGATCGTCTTCAAGCGGGACACCGGGCTGCAGCTGCTGCTCGTGCCGCAGGCGCTGGTCGGGAACACGCTGTTCCCGCCGCTGCTGGCCGCGTGCGtgcgcgccgccgccgcggcgaCCAGGTGCGTGGAGCTCAGGGAGACGGTGAAACAGGGCGGGGAGCTGACGGGGTACTACCACCTGCTCCCGGCGCGGCGGTGCGCGATGCTGGCGGCGACGGTGGTGGGCTTCCTCACCGTGCAGGTGGCGATGCTGTGCGGCATGGAGTGGAGCGGCGCGCTGCGGGGGATGAGCCCGTGGGAGAAGGTGTCCAACGCGGTGTTCCTGGCGGTGAACTGCCGGCACACCGGCGAGTCGACCCTGGACATCTCCACCGTCGCGCCGGCCATCCTCGTCCTCTTCGTGCTCATGAT GTATCTGCCTCCATACACCACATGGTTTCCATTTGAGGGGAACTCCAGTACAAAGGATCACCCCAAGCACGAGGAGGCACGGGGGATCAAGTTGATCAAGAGCACAATCTTATCACAGCTCTCCTACCTCACCATCTTCGTCATTGCCAtctgcgtcacggagagggagaagCTCAAGGAAGACCCCCTCAACTTCAACCTGCTCAGCATCGTCGTCGAAGTTGTCAGCGCTTATGGAAATGTGGGATTCTCCATGGGCTACAGTTGCAGTAGGCAGATCAGCCCGGACCAGCTCTGCACCGACAGGTGGACCGGCTTCGTCGGGAGGTGGAGCGATTCCGGCAAGCTCATCCTCATTCTCGTGATGCTCTTCGGGAGGCTCAAGAAGTTCAGCATGAAAGGAGGCAAAGCCTGGAAGCTTAGTTAG